From the Lathyrus oleraceus cultivar Zhongwan6 chromosome 4, CAAS_Psat_ZW6_1.0, whole genome shotgun sequence genome, one window contains:
- the LOC127135138 gene encoding F-box protein CPR1, with translation MRAKLKGHFTDDSASVSLNLPEYFTDFEIKGSCRGFILFCRSLNIYLWNPSTGLHKQIPFSPFGSNIDATFFYGFGYDHSTDDYLVVSMSYHDSDDTQLHLEYFSLKSNTWKEVEAPHFCYIFAYGPKRGCLYNGAIHWLAYRYDLHLHVIVSFDLMERKLSYMHLPHDSYGNPLQWGGLWVYGEFLSIYTKNYRNDTFEIWVMKEYKVKTSWTMTLVLPLDLRSKVTMYIDSLLLLPGDGDNKPD, from the coding sequence ATGCGTGCCAAGCTAAAGGGTCATTTTACAGATGACAGTGCTTCTGTTTCACTCAACCTTCCAGAGTATTTTAcagattttgaaattaaaggGTCATGTAGAGGCTTCATACTTTTCTGCCGTTCCTTAAATATCTACCTATGGAATCCATCCACTGGACTTCACAAACAAATACCTTTTTCTCCTTTTGGTTCTAATATAGATGCAACTTTTTTCTACGGTTTTGGGTATGACCATTCAACTGATGATTATTTGGTTGTTTCAATGTCTTATCATGATTCAGATGATACTCAATTACACTTGGAGTACTTCTCATTGAAATCTAATACATGGAAAGAAGTTGAGGCTCCTCACTTCTGTTATATCTTCGCGTATGGGCCTAAACGCGGGTGTCTCTATAACGGAGCTATTCATTGGTTGGCTTATCGTTATGATTTACATTTACATGTTATTGTTTCATTTGATTTAATGGAAAGGAAACTTTCATATATGCATCTGCCACATGATTCCTATGGGAATCCTTTGCAATGGGGTGGTTTGTGGGTATATGGAGAATTTCTCAGCATATATACTAAGAATTATAGAAATGATACCTTTGAAATATGGGTGATGAAAGAGTACAAAGTGAAAACGTCTTGGACTATGACTCTTGTTCTTCCTCTTGATCTTAGATCCAAAGTGACTATGTATATAGATTCTCTGCTTTTACTCCCCGGTGATGGTGACAACAAGCCAGATTAA